The Myroides fluvii region GTTCATCATTTTCCATAACTCAATTACTTCAGGCTTTCCAGCTTCCCAATCCAATAGCATTTCTTTTGCCTCCTTTATAATTGGCGCTTCTAATTTAGCTTGATCTTCTGTCAGACCACTCGCCATCAGATCTTTAATTTGAGCCTTGTACTCCACATCAAATTTCACGTAGTAGTTTCCTACTAGTTTATCGCCTTTTAATCCTGTTGAGGTTGGAGTTTCTCCATTGCCAAACTTTTGCCAAGCCAGCATAGACTTACAAATATGGATTCCTCTATCGTTGATAATTTGTGTTTTATACACCTTTTTCCCCGAAGCTTTTAAAATTTCAGCAACCGAAAATCCAAGTAAGTTATTGCGTACGTGACCTAAGTGTAACGGTTTATTTGTATTAGGCGAAGAATATTCAACTAATACTGCTTTATCATTTGCGTCTGGAGTTTTAAACCCATAGTGTTCCTCTTTATTCATCTCCGCAAAAGAAGATAAATAGTAACTTTCTGCAACAACTAGATTCAAAAATCCTTTTACGACATTAAACCGCTCTATTTCAGTTGTATTTTCAACTAAATACTCACCGATTTTAGTTCCTATTTCGATAGGATTTCCTTTAATCTGTTTTAAAAATGGAAAAATAACAACTGTAATATCTCCTTCAAATTCTTTCCTAGTAACTTGATATTCTACTTTATCAATTACTACATCGTACAGCTCTTTGGCTGCATTTATAATCTGAGGAGTTAAAATCTGATTCAACATCATTAACAAAATTTAATAGGCAAAGATAATTCTTATTTTATCATGAATAAAATAGATAAAAGGAAAATTTATATCCAAAGGAATTGGTTTTCTTATTTTATTTTAGAGAAGCGTTCTTTTTAATTGATTAATCCGGCTGTATTCCTTCAAAAAAGCAAAAAAAGAAGGCTATAATTCCTTATTTGTTTCTCTCTTTCTATATTCTAGTGGTGGTAAATCATGTAAATCTTTAAATGCGCGATAAAAAGAGGTAGTAGAGCTAAAGCCTACCTCTACGCCTATTTCTTTTACGGATAGCTCAGTATACTGGGAATTCGTCAACATTTGTTGCGCCTTCGATACACGAATTGCATTGACATACTGATTAAAATTAGTTTGTAACTGGTTAGAAAAAAAATAGCTCAACTCATACTTACTCGTTTCTAAAGTTTCGGCTAACTTGGTTAGACTAAGGGTAGAATCAAAGAAATACTGAATTGGCAATCCTGCTAAAGATTCTTTTATCATTTGCAAACGTTGAATATCTACATTTGATTTCGCATATTTAGTCCATTCTTTTTTGTCATTCGTTCTTGGAGCTGTAGCCTCGGACAAGGGTACAAATCGTTCACGATGCTCTTGAGGTACAAACGCGTATAGCTTAGCTATATATTGCTGAAGAAAAACTAAACTCAAAAACAACAATACAAAAATAAATAGAAGTAAGCTCACCGTCATCATCCACTTGAAATTAACAAAAAAAACGGCTACGAACAGACTGCTATTCAAAATAAAAAAACAACTAAACAACAGGAAAGGCTTCCCTTTCTTATGAGGTACATTTTTTAAAGCCGAAAGGAATAAAAAACTATAATACAACATAGAGACAAACAAGAGAGCCACGAAGGATAAAAGAAAAACCTCCTCTTCTATATCAAAAAGATCCTGGATAAAAAACTCAATCAAAGTCAATATAGCTAAGACATAAGATAAATAAAACTCAACTATATATCCTTTATTTCGGTTGACTATTTTGTTCGACTCGATAAAACAAAAATAATAACTAGGCCAAAACAAGAATAGGAATCCCACAATGACATGATTGACAATACGCTCACTCTGTACAATAAATACAATTAACTCAACGATTGAAAATAAAAGTATTAACCAAGTAAATTGTCGCCTTCTATCAAAGTGATTTTCTTTTGAAGGATTGATTTTACCATCTAAAACCAAAGTAAATACATTAACTACACACAGTATTGTAAGGATGATAACCGCAAAAAGACTTTCTATCGTATACAATTCCATGATAAGCACTTATTTTTTTTCTATTTTTTCAAGGTATTGAATAAAAAAAGAAGGATTAACACCAATACTCTTTTTAAACTCTACAGAAAAACTACTATGAGAACCAAACCCCACAACCTCTGCTAGGTGACTAATTTTGTAGTCTCTATATTCTTTTTCAAAACGCATGAGTTTCACACTTTCTAAAAGCCTTAATTGTGTAAGATAGGTTTTAAATTCTACTTGCTTATGTTTTTGAAAAACATAAGCAAGAGCTGTTGTAGTTGCTTGACAATATTCTGCCAGCATTTCTAACGTAAGTGCGCTATTTGTAAAACGCTTTTCTTGCTCAAAGCGAAGCAAAGCTTCTATGATTGCTTTTTCCTTTTCATCACAAGGTATATTATACCAACTCAATCCTTGAAAAAAGGCGGCTAACTCACTTTCTTTAGCTTGAACTATTTTTTGTAAAAAAGCAGTCGAAGACTCTTCCCCTGCTTCATTCTCCTTATTTCTTTTGCGTCTTATAACGAAATAAATTCCTGGAGCCAACAACAAAACAACTAAAAATGAAACAATTACAACTAAATACTTTTTATTTTTAGTTGTAATTTCATCTTTAAATTGTTGCTGTTGTTCTAATAATTCATTAACTGTTTTTGTTCTAAACGCTTCTTTTTCGTGTCGTTCATTCAAGTACAATTTATTATACTTGCTATAATTTTCCCAATCCTCAATGGATTCATAATATTCTCTCAAATAATCATAACAAGTTTCCTTGAGATCTCTATTATCATTAACTATCGCTATATGTAACCCTTTGTGATAGTAATCTAAAACTTGATTAGCTGTAACCGGGCGCTGTTGTAACACATAAAGTTTTGCTAATCCTGCATAAATATATCCTAAAGCAAGGTAATCTTCAATGTCCTCCTCCTTCCTGATATATTCATATCCCTTATCATATGCTTTTTCTGCCTTGTCATATTGCTTGAGTTCTAGGTAATTGATTCCTCTATCCTGTTCTAGCGAACACATATAGTGGTTATAATGAATAAGTGCTGTGCCAACTTTAGCGATATAACTTTCCGCACGCTGGATACTCAATAGAGCTTCATTATAATTTTTTTGATCATAATAATAAGCTGACAATAAATGATAATAATAAAAATAGGAAAAATTGCGATCATGTTCACCTGGAACAAGTGGAATTACAGTTTCAATCTTATCAAAATACAACTTAGCCTCATTAAAAAGACCCAAACGACTGTATTCAGCTCCAACGAAACCATACAAACGGCTCAACCATTTATAGCTTTTGTTTTTTTCTGCTAAATCAATCGCTTGAAAAGCATATTGTAAAGAAGTTGGAATATTAAATTCATCGTGATAAAGATAGGCATGTATAAAGAGAGCGTGTACTTTCACATGAATATCAGTCTCATTTTTATAAATTGAATCCACCAAGAAAAAAGCTCTTTCTTTATTTTTCGATCGAACCTCTGTGAGGATATTTGCCAATAGCATTTCTGATTTACTTACTTGTGCTTGTGCCAAGGTGCAAATGAGAAGAACGATAAGTATCCCAAAATTTCTTTTTTTCTTCATCCATTTTTTATTTAACATTCAATACCATCGCGCTCATTTGAATAATCATAACCACATCCTCAATCGCAATTACTTGGGCAATCCTAAATTTTTAAAGCGAATCAATGCTATTTCTATCAAACATGCAAATTACGAAAGAATTTCAGACTTTTTAAAATCTATTATTACGCTCCAAAGCCAATTTTTAAAAAAAATAACTCTTGTTAACACAATCTCACTATTGACGAAGGTTGCGATAGATTTGAACCAACTTTTTCTAAACATCAGAAACAAACTACTACTTTACCCCTACATTCACTGTAATTTATTCAAATTAACTGCTAATTCTCAATATGTAAATGTTAAAAAAGTCAACGAGAAAAAAGTAAAAAGACTTAATTCAAAAAAATAACCTAACACACTAACAGTCATTAACTTAATCAACATTACCAAATTATTAGAAAAGATTTTATTACTTTTTTGAAAAGCCTTTGCTTTCTTTTTTCGACAATTTTGAGACAGATATAATCACAACCTAGGAAGGCTATCTTTTTCGTGCGTTGCGTTTTACGTAGCAGCACTTCGTCGTCCCCACAACAAGTATACAGATACCTTCCTTCTTGTGAGAGACTTTAACTAAGTCTCCTATCATACTATTTCTGTAAAAAATGAACCAAAATTGCTATGAAACGAAAAAAAAATCAGATTCTATTCAGCCATTTAATCTTCTTATTCTTTAGTTTGTCTTTGGCATTTACGAGCACAGCTGGGAATGCCAATTGTACAAATCCACCAAACTCTATTTTGCTTACTCCAACTAGAACAGTATTAGAAGCAGGAAAATCGTACCACATTAATGAAAACACAACCTTAACAGGAAATAGTCTTACCATAAAAGCTGGTGCTAAATTATACATTCCTACAGGTGTAGTTCTTCAAGCTGGAGGCACCATGCACATGGAGGGAGGAGAAATCAACATCTGTGATCATGCTGGTTTTTTCTTCAAAGGAGCGGTAAATATTGGGAAATTAGCGAGTCAAAAGGACGCTATTATCAATGTAGGAAATTTTAGTTTTTTTAGCGTTAATGGATCCATCAGTCAACTTGACCCTTCTAGCGGAAACGCAGATACCCCTGGCAAAGCACAATTTAATTTAGGGGATGGTGCAAATATCAATGTTTGCGCTACCCTATCTATTGCTTCCCTTCACTATCCGATGGTTAACTATGTTGGTGTTGGTGATGTCAATGCCAATGTAGTCAATCGCGCTCCTGCCGCAGGTACGCCTGGCGCACGCTTATCTGAATCAGAATTCGTCAATTGGTT contains the following coding sequences:
- a CDS encoding DUF7507 domain-containing protein; protein product: MKRKKNQILFSHLIFLFFSLSLAFTSTAGNANCTNPPNSILLTPTRTVLEAGKSYHINENTTLTGNSLTIKAGAKLYIPTGVVLQAGGTMHMEGGEINICDHAGFFFKGAVNIGKLASQKDAIINVGNFSFFSVNGSISQLDPSSGNADTPGKAQFNLGDGANINVCATLSIASLHYPMVNYVGVGDVNANVVNRAPAAGTPGARLSESEFVNWFALAGLAHVSPGNANLCTNASACQDMWPPGLKQEIEGICSETGGNTNPKPALTLTKTGKFNETSENEGYASIGETITYTFKVKNTGNVPLRRILITDDRLTDLPTPAYMSGDTNNDGLLDTTETWTYQAIYTLKEEDIDRNAVYNIATVKGSDFKYNTATATSYDPNPLPLDTPDHPGVLADCPKCTIVLLKEYFLLVTNPHIIQLMRNLDD
- a CDS encoding helix-turn-helix domain-containing protein, encoding MKKKRNFGILIVLLICTLAQAQVSKSEMLLANILTEVRSKNKERAFFLVDSIYKNETDIHVKVHALFIHAYLYHDEFNIPTSLQYAFQAIDLAEKNKSYKWLSRLYGFVGAEYSRLGLFNEAKLYFDKIETVIPLVPGEHDRNFSYFYYYHLLSAYYYDQKNYNEALLSIQRAESYIAKVGTALIHYNHYMCSLEQDRGINYLELKQYDKAEKAYDKGYEYIRKEEDIEDYLALGYIYAGLAKLYVLQQRPVTANQVLDYYHKGLHIAIVNDNRDLKETCYDYLREYYESIEDWENYSKYNKLYLNERHEKEAFRTKTVNELLEQQQQFKDEITTKNKKYLVVIVSFLVVLLLAPGIYFVIRRKRNKENEAGEESSTAFLQKIVQAKESELAAFFQGLSWYNIPCDEKEKAIIEALLRFEQEKRFTNSALTLEMLAEYCQATTTALAYVFQKHKQVEFKTYLTQLRLLESVKLMRFEKEYRDYKISHLAEVVGFGSHSSFSVEFKKSIGVNPSFFIQYLEKIEKK
- a CDS encoding helix-turn-helix domain-containing protein, producing the protein MELYTIESLFAVIILTILCVVNVFTLVLDGKINPSKENHFDRRRQFTWLILLFSIVELIVFIVQSERIVNHVIVGFLFLFWPSYYFCFIESNKIVNRNKGYIVEFYLSYVLAILTLIEFFIQDLFDIEEEVFLLSFVALLFVSMLYYSFLFLSALKNVPHKKGKPFLLFSCFFILNSSLFVAVFFVNFKWMMTVSLLLFIFVLLFLSLVFLQQYIAKLYAFVPQEHRERFVPLSEATAPRTNDKKEWTKYAKSNVDIQRLQMIKESLAGLPIQYFFDSTLSLTKLAETLETSKYELSYFFSNQLQTNFNQYVNAIRVSKAQQMLTNSQYTELSVKEIGVEVGFSSTTSFYRAFKDLHDLPPLEYRKRETNKEL